A genomic region of Streptomyces rimosus contains the following coding sequences:
- a CDS encoding phosphatase PAP2 family protein has translation MLFTVLAWQVASGGPLCALDERLGRTLVHSAMPASLAEFFADLGNTVVALPVLALAALHAAWRGRRAAAPRWWLAPLAAVLTMAVVPALVVPLKVWLARPGPPEMAGGAHTGFFPSGHAATAAVAYGSVALLLTALREHPRSPMPAAVAVIGVGLLNLAVGIGLVRRGYHWPLDVLASWCLAGVLLTVCTAVCGRWAAHPHQPDSQLATSNSSDAM, from the coding sequence GTGCTCTTCACGGTCCTCGCCTGGCAGGTGGCCTCCGGCGGTCCGCTGTGCGCGCTGGACGAACGCCTCGGCCGCACACTGGTCCACAGCGCCATGCCCGCCTCGCTCGCGGAGTTTTTCGCCGACCTCGGCAACACGGTCGTCGCGCTGCCGGTGCTCGCGCTCGCGGCGCTGCATGCGGCCTGGCGCGGCAGGCGGGCAGCCGCGCCGCGCTGGTGGTTGGCGCCGCTGGCCGCCGTACTGACCATGGCGGTGGTGCCCGCGCTGGTGGTCCCGTTGAAGGTCTGGCTGGCCCGCCCGGGGCCGCCCGAGATGGCCGGCGGCGCGCACACCGGCTTCTTCCCTTCGGGGCACGCGGCGACGGCGGCGGTCGCGTACGGATCGGTCGCCCTGCTGCTCACCGCGCTGCGCGAACACCCGCGCAGTCCGATGCCGGCCGCTGTCGCAGTCATCGGCGTGGGGCTGCTCAATCTGGCGGTCGGCATCGGCCTGGTGCGCCGCGGCTATCACTGGCCGCTGGATGTGCTGGCCAGTTGGTGCCTGGCCGGGGTGCTGCTCACGGTCTGCACGGCGGTATGCGGGCGGTGGGCCGCCCACCCGCACCAGCCGGACAGTCAGCTAGCCACGTCGAACAGCTCCGACGCGATGTAG
- a CDS encoding L-tyrosine/L-tryptophan isonitrile synthase family protein, protein MTVTYEQHAERPAQGEDEGDAAYEAATRQYCAQILELLLPHRRPVGAPDEAAAGDGGPHDGHRPEECFAEQLAQLRDFVARREPVLLTLPAFPCKSPNPAKVAGHLPDLGELLSLRFLDDLCVAIGAVYPPGARLLICSDGHVFGDLIRVPDAHIDAYGKALRDMIEATGLKHIDTFGLDQVYEDRTYDEKRALLERDHAQSLEELRDEVRGGGPALSHYRGTIRFLVEDTANWTGSKAQLQRECRGRAYGVLRRSRAWGELIAHHYPRNVRLSIHPQPCGAAKFGIALLEAADNWLTPWHAVVVQTGTDRFRLMKRHEAERVGIPAGPSWRPSHYIASELFDVAS, encoded by the coding sequence ATGACCGTGACGTACGAGCAGCACGCCGAGCGCCCGGCGCAGGGGGAGGACGAGGGTGACGCCGCGTACGAAGCCGCCACGCGGCAGTACTGCGCACAGATCCTGGAACTGCTGCTGCCGCACCGCCGCCCCGTCGGTGCCCCGGACGAGGCGGCGGCCGGGGACGGCGGCCCGCACGACGGCCACCGGCCGGAGGAGTGCTTCGCCGAACAGCTCGCCCAGCTGCGCGACTTCGTCGCCCGCCGCGAGCCGGTGCTGCTGACCCTGCCGGCGTTCCCCTGCAAGTCGCCCAACCCCGCCAAGGTCGCCGGCCACCTGCCGGACCTCGGAGAACTGCTCTCGCTGCGCTTCCTGGACGACCTGTGCGTCGCGATCGGCGCCGTCTACCCGCCCGGCGCCCGGCTGCTGATCTGCTCGGACGGCCATGTCTTCGGCGACCTCATACGCGTCCCGGACGCGCACATCGACGCGTACGGCAAGGCGCTGCGCGACATGATCGAGGCGACCGGCCTGAAGCACATCGACACCTTCGGGCTGGACCAGGTCTACGAGGACCGCACCTACGACGAAAAACGCGCTCTCCTGGAGCGGGACCACGCGCAGAGCCTGGAGGAACTGCGGGACGAGGTACGGGGCGGCGGCCCGGCGCTCAGCCACTACCGGGGCACCATCCGCTTCCTCGTCGAGGACACCGCAAACTGGACCGGCTCGAAGGCGCAGTTGCAGCGCGAATGCCGCGGGCGCGCGTACGGCGTGCTGCGGCGCAGCCGGGCATGGGGCGAGCTGATCGCCCACCACTACCCGCGCAACGTGCGGCTGTCCATCCACCCCCAGCCCTGCGGCGCGGCGAAGTTCGGGATCGCGCTGCTGGAGGCGGCGGACAACTGGCTCACGCCCTGGCACGCCGTCGTCGTGCAGACCGGCACGGACCGCTTCCGGCTGATGAAGCGGCACGAGGCGGAGCGGGTGGGGATACCGGCGGGCCCGAGCTGGCGGCCGAGCCACTACATCGCGTCGGAGCTGTTCGACGTGGCTAGCTGA
- a CDS encoding TauD/TfdA dioxygenase family protein encodes MTSQAVPASGPATAAALDDTRSWTLAEPGPFGVLITPAEPGTPVTAVPVPWLRDLARRHHLVALRGFTPPADATALDAYARTWGEVMEWPFGTVFDVRAHQDPEDHVFDTGFMPLHWDGMYVEHVPEFQIFHCVAAPEAAEGGGTLFCDTTRVLADADPETLERWRGLTLSYRNAKVSHYGGLVVSPLIEPHPDAGFPVMRFLEPVPDGEHIINEPDVGINGLTGEAEAAELAAIRDAAYDPRHVYVHAWQQDDIVIADNYTLLHTRVPYRRGLPRHLRRVHVLGDPPLRSYVHDQQSATGTDTQRGTA; translated from the coding sequence ATGACGTCCCAAGCCGTCCCCGCGTCCGGCCCGGCCACCGCCGCCGCCTTAGACGACACCCGGTCCTGGACCCTGGCCGAACCCGGCCCCTTCGGCGTCCTGATCACCCCGGCCGAGCCCGGCACCCCGGTCACCGCCGTCCCCGTGCCGTGGCTGCGCGACCTGGCCCGCCGCCACCATCTCGTCGCCCTGCGGGGCTTCACCCCGCCCGCCGACGCCACGGCCCTCGACGCCTACGCGCGCACCTGGGGCGAGGTGATGGAATGGCCGTTCGGCACGGTTTTCGACGTACGCGCCCACCAGGACCCCGAGGACCACGTCTTCGACACCGGCTTCATGCCGCTGCACTGGGACGGAATGTACGTCGAGCACGTACCCGAGTTCCAGATCTTCCACTGCGTCGCGGCCCCCGAGGCGGCCGAGGGCGGCGGCACGCTCTTCTGCGACACCACCCGTGTCCTCGCCGACGCCGACCCGGAGACCCTGGAGCGCTGGCGCGGACTCACCCTGAGCTACCGCAACGCCAAGGTCTCGCACTACGGCGGACTCGTCGTCTCGCCGCTGATCGAGCCGCACCCCGACGCCGGGTTCCCGGTGATGCGGTTCCTGGAACCGGTGCCGGACGGCGAGCACATCATCAACGAGCCGGACGTGGGCATCAACGGCCTGACGGGCGAGGCGGAGGCCGCCGAACTGGCCGCCATCCGCGACGCCGCGTACGACCCCCGGCATGTGTACGTGCACGCCTGGCAGCAGGACGACATCGTCATCGCCGACAACTACACCCTGCTGCACACTCGTGTGCCCTACCGCCGCGGACTGCCCCGCCACCTGCGCCGTGTCCACGTCCTGGGCGATCCCCCGCTGCGCAGCTACGTCCACGACCAGCAGAGCGCCACCGGGACCGACACCCAGCGGGGGACGGCATGA
- a CDS encoding DegT/DnrJ/EryC1/StrS aminotransferase family protein yields MIDLFQPQAGDAELAAVAAVFADRWLGHGPRSAAFEAAFAAHVGVRPEHVLFLNSGTAGLFLATELLGLRPGDEVILPSPSFVAAANAVVRAGGRPVFCDVDARTLNPSAEDIEAAVTPRTKAVVVLHYGGYPGDIARIAARCRAAGRTLIEDCACSVASRADGRAVGTFGDLAMWSFDAAKVLTTGDGGMLYVRDAELAVRARRLAYHGLVQPSGLGHARVSSRWWELDVPEPGRRELGNDLTAAIGTVQLDRLPAFLARRSEIVELYDRELAGCDALRLPPPLPAGHTSSYFFYWVQMAAGLRDRVAAALLRDGIYTTFRYAPLHKVPAFGTGGPALPGAERAAAETLCLPLHPGLGDRDVRRVAAALRGAVAAEGRPVLTREG; encoded by the coding sequence ATGATCGACCTCTTCCAGCCGCAGGCCGGGGACGCGGAACTGGCCGCCGTGGCGGCGGTGTTCGCGGACCGCTGGCTCGGCCACGGGCCGCGCAGCGCCGCCTTCGAGGCCGCCTTCGCCGCGCACGTCGGAGTGCGCCCGGAGCATGTACTGTTCCTCAACTCGGGCACGGCGGGCCTCTTCCTCGCCACCGAACTTCTCGGCCTGCGGCCCGGCGACGAGGTGATACTGCCCTCGCCCAGCTTCGTGGCCGCCGCCAACGCGGTCGTACGGGCCGGCGGCCGCCCCGTCTTCTGCGACGTGGACGCCCGCACCCTGAACCCGAGCGCGGAGGACATCGAGGCCGCCGTCACGCCCCGTACCAAGGCGGTGGTGGTGCTGCACTACGGCGGCTACCCCGGCGACATCGCGCGCATCGCCGCCCGCTGCCGCGCGGCGGGCCGCACCCTGATCGAGGACTGCGCCTGCTCGGTGGCCTCACGCGCGGACGGCCGGGCGGTCGGCACTTTCGGCGATCTGGCGATGTGGAGCTTCGACGCGGCCAAGGTGCTGACCACCGGCGACGGCGGCATGCTGTACGTACGCGACGCCGAACTGGCCGTACGGGCGCGCCGGTTGGCGTACCACGGCCTGGTCCAGCCATCCGGCCTGGGGCATGCGCGGGTGTCGTCCCGCTGGTGGGAGCTGGACGTTCCGGAGCCGGGGCGCCGGGAGCTCGGCAACGACCTGACCGCGGCGATCGGCACGGTACAGCTGGACCGGCTGCCCGCGTTCCTGGCCCGCCGCAGCGAGATCGTCGAACTGTACGACCGGGAGCTGGCCGGCTGCGACGCGCTGCGCCTGCCGCCCCCGCTGCCCGCCGGGCACACGTCCTCGTACTTCTTCTACTGGGTGCAGATGGCGGCCGGTCTGCGCGACCGGGTGGCCGCCGCGCTGCTCCGGGACGGCATCTACACGACCTTCCGTTACGCGCCGCTGCACAAGGTGCCCGCGTTCGGGACCGGCGGCCCCGCCCTGCCGGGCGCGGAGCGGGCCGCCGCGGAGACGCTGTGCCTGCCGCTGCATCCGGGGCTCGGCGACCGCGACGTCCGCAGGGTGGCCGCCGCGCTGCGCGGGGCCGTCGCCGCCGAGGGGCGGCCGGTACTCACGAGGGAGGGCTAA
- a CDS encoding nucleotide disphospho-sugar-binding domain-containing protein — protein sequence MRVLVTTSHGAGHVFPPIALAHALRAAGHDVLFAVPGASCAHVARAGLHAFDSSPTADTEEIFGRLLAERGMTFDRFRTDSPEAVTLAAELFARTSEATVERTVEVATAWRPDLVLYTELQGAGPLVAALLGVPAVEHTISCHHFRQISSRFGPWLAAVYRQYGLDGPPPPPAATIDTRPPSIATYDLGGWPMRALPYTTGAMLPPWLLERPARPRVAVTLGTLRPQLSGVGELRTVVRAAGAVDAEFVLALGDAGPAELGPLPANVRAEGWLPLTALLATCTAMIHHGGNGTTLAGLGAGVRHLVLPGGADDYEVARILRARGVAMVSSPEAVDADLLRHLLTDDALLAAAAEVRDETAALPSPAAIVPRLEKLAG from the coding sequence ATGCGCGTCCTGGTGACCACGTCCCATGGAGCGGGGCACGTCTTCCCGCCGATCGCGCTGGCGCACGCGCTGCGCGCCGCGGGGCACGACGTGCTGTTCGCCGTCCCCGGCGCCTCATGCGCACACGTGGCGCGCGCCGGACTGCACGCCTTCGACTCCTCCCCCACCGCCGACACCGAGGAGATCTTCGGGCGGCTGCTGGCCGAACGCGGCATGACCTTCGACCGGTTCCGTACGGACTCGCCCGAAGCCGTCACGCTGGCCGCCGAACTGTTCGCCAGGACTTCCGAGGCCACCGTCGAGCGGACCGTCGAGGTCGCCACGGCCTGGCGGCCCGATCTCGTCCTGTACACCGAACTCCAGGGCGCCGGGCCTCTCGTGGCCGCGCTGCTCGGCGTACCGGCCGTCGAGCACACCATCAGCTGCCACCACTTCCGGCAGATCAGCAGCCGCTTCGGGCCGTGGCTGGCCGCCGTGTACCGGCAGTACGGCCTGGACGGGCCACCGCCCCCGCCCGCGGCGACGATCGACACCCGCCCGCCCAGCATCGCCACGTACGATCTGGGCGGCTGGCCCATGCGGGCGCTGCCCTACACCACTGGCGCCATGCTGCCGCCCTGGCTGCTGGAGCGCCCGGCCCGGCCCCGCGTCGCGGTCACGCTCGGCACGCTGCGCCCGCAGCTGAGCGGCGTCGGCGAGCTGCGTACGGTGGTGCGCGCGGCCGGCGCGGTGGACGCCGAGTTCGTCCTGGCGCTCGGCGACGCCGGCCCCGCCGAGCTGGGGCCCCTGCCCGCCAACGTACGGGCCGAGGGCTGGCTGCCGCTCACCGCGCTGCTGGCGACCTGCACCGCGATGATCCACCACGGCGGCAACGGCACCACGCTGGCCGGTCTCGGCGCGGGCGTACGGCATCTGGTGCTGCCGGGCGGCGCCGACGACTACGAGGTGGCCCGCATTCTGCGCGCACGGGGCGTCGCCATGGTCAGTTCTCCGGAGGCGGTGGACGCGGACCTGCTGCGCCACCTGCTGACGGACGACGCCCTGCTGGCCGCGGCGGCCGAAGTACGGGACGAGACGGCGGCCCTGCCCTCCCCGGCGGCGATCGTGCCGCGACTGGAGAAGCTGGCGGGCTGA
- a CDS encoding class I SAM-dependent methyltransferase, producing MTGTACRVCAAPLRTFLDLGDHPLSSAFLTPAEALDGAGDTVRYRLAAGQCERCALVQLTGDVPYERRPHQGYPYHSSGSAVIREHFRAAGLHLLRTELRGARGALAVEIGRTDGVVLRTLADAGVRPLAFEPSGRCGYGAARVRPDFLTAASAREAVAAEGRARVVYAANTVCDIADLPGLFAGLDELLTADGAFVFEDPYLGEIVRRTAFDQFYDEHRWYFTATSVRALAERYGFRLTGVERLPVHGGQLRYVLTRAGRRRPAPEVAEVLAEEEARGLTAPATLDAFAGRVERVRGDLVALLEALRAAGRTVAGYGATAKSCTVATYCGLGPYLVPYVCDSTPAKQGRVTPGAHIPVRPPAAFAAPYPDYALLFAWNHADEIMAKEQAFRAAGGRWILYVPEVRVV from the coding sequence ATGACCGGAACGGCGTGCCGGGTCTGCGCGGCGCCGCTGCGTACCTTCCTCGACCTCGGGGACCACCCGCTGTCCTCGGCCTTCCTGACGCCCGCCGAGGCCCTGGACGGGGCGGGGGACACGGTCCGCTACCGCCTCGCTGCCGGACAGTGTGAGCGCTGCGCCTTGGTCCAGCTCACGGGCGACGTGCCGTACGAACGCCGCCCGCACCAGGGGTACCCGTACCACTCGTCCGGCTCCGCCGTGATACGCGAGCATTTCCGTGCGGCCGGGCTGCACCTCCTGCGTACCGAACTGCGCGGCGCACGGGGCGCCCTGGCCGTCGAGATCGGCCGTACGGACGGCGTGGTGCTCCGGACCCTGGCGGACGCCGGGGTGCGCCCGCTGGCCTTCGAGCCGTCCGGACGGTGCGGATACGGGGCGGCGCGGGTGCGCCCCGACTTCCTGACCGCCGCGTCCGCGCGTGAGGCCGTCGCCGCCGAGGGCCGTGCCCGGGTCGTGTACGCCGCCAACACCGTGTGCGATATCGCCGACCTGCCGGGCCTGTTCGCGGGTCTGGACGAACTCCTCACTGCCGACGGCGCTTTCGTCTTCGAGGACCCGTACCTCGGCGAGATCGTCCGGCGCACCGCCTTCGACCAGTTCTACGACGAGCACCGCTGGTACTTCACCGCGACCTCCGTGCGCGCCCTGGCCGAGCGGTACGGATTCCGGCTCACCGGCGTCGAACGGCTGCCCGTGCACGGCGGCCAGCTCCGCTACGTCCTCACCCGGGCCGGACGCCGCAGGCCCGCCCCGGAGGTGGCCGAGGTCCTGGCGGAGGAGGAAGCCCGCGGGCTGACGGCCCCCGCGACCCTGGACGCCTTCGCAGGCCGGGTGGAGCGCGTACGCGGCGACTTGGTGGCGCTGCTCGAAGCGCTGCGCGCCGCGGGCCGTACGGTGGCGGGCTACGGGGCCACGGCGAAGAGCTGCACCGTGGCCACGTACTGCGGCCTGGGCCCGTACCTGGTCCCCTACGTCTGCGACAGCACCCCGGCCAAACAGGGCAGGGTGACTCCCGGCGCCCATATCCCCGTCCGCCCGCCCGCGGCCTTCGCCGCCCCCTATCCGGACTACGCGCTGCTGTTCGCGTGGAACCACGCCGACGAGATCATGGCCAAAGAGCAGGCGTTCCGGGCCGCGGGCGGGCGGTGGATCCTGTACGTACCGGAGGTACGCGTGGTGTGA
- a CDS encoding NDP-hexose 2,3-dehydratase family protein, with amino-acid sequence MAASVSTAVPAPVAGRVVDGALGRWFAEAGERTYTRARRIPLDALEGWHTDAHTGDLVHDRGSFFSVGGLDVTAPDGPVPRWAQPVLHQPETGILGLLVKDFGGVPHYLMQAKPEPGNAGGLQLAPTVQATRSNFTRAHGGLSVPYLRHFRSPSPRALIADVRQSEQGAWFYRKRNRNMIVRTTEDVPVLPGHRWMTLPQIHGLLAAGDVVNMDARSVLACLPPRRGPAGRPRHTGREILRWLTDVRSRPGLRTRTVPLRGLPGWHRTGHAIRHDDGRFFEIIAVEVRAGGREVRRWTQPMLRPCGTGVIAFLHTRIDGVPHVLVHAAAEPGSVDAAELTATVCCTPQNYAGLPPAARPRFLDEVQHAPPDRVLFDALLSEEGGRFHHALNRYRIVAVDGPRAYEAAGDYRWVTERQLYALLCHSHYVTVQARTLLTCLRSLSGSEAA; translated from the coding sequence ATGGCCGCATCCGTGTCAACGGCGGTGCCCGCGCCCGTCGCCGGCCGCGTGGTCGACGGTGCGCTCGGCCGCTGGTTCGCCGAGGCCGGCGAGCGCACGTACACCCGTGCCCGGCGCATCCCGCTGGACGCCCTGGAGGGCTGGCACACCGACGCGCACACGGGCGATCTCGTCCATGACCGGGGCAGCTTCTTCAGCGTCGGGGGCCTGGACGTGACGGCGCCGGACGGCCCCGTGCCGCGCTGGGCGCAGCCCGTCCTGCACCAGCCGGAGACCGGCATCCTCGGGCTGCTGGTCAAGGACTTCGGCGGGGTGCCGCACTATCTGATGCAGGCCAAACCCGAACCGGGCAACGCGGGGGGCCTCCAGCTCGCCCCCACCGTGCAGGCCACCCGCTCCAATTTCACCCGTGCGCACGGCGGGCTGTCCGTGCCCTACCTGCGTCACTTCCGCAGCCCGTCGCCGCGTGCGTTGATCGCGGACGTACGCCAGTCGGAACAGGGGGCGTGGTTCTACCGCAAGCGCAACCGCAACATGATCGTGCGCACGACGGAGGACGTGCCGGTGCTGCCGGGGCACCGGTGGATGACGCTGCCGCAGATCCACGGGCTGCTCGCGGCCGGTGACGTGGTGAACATGGACGCCCGGAGCGTGCTCGCCTGCCTGCCCCCGCGGCGCGGCCCGGCGGGCCGCCCCCGCCACACGGGGCGGGAGATCTTGCGCTGGCTCACCGACGTCCGCAGCCGGCCCGGCCTGCGCACCCGCACCGTACCGCTGCGCGGGCTGCCGGGCTGGCACCGCACGGGGCACGCGATCCGCCATGACGACGGCCGCTTCTTCGAGATCATCGCGGTCGAGGTACGGGCGGGCGGCCGCGAGGTACGGCGCTGGACGCAGCCCATGCTGCGCCCGTGCGGCACCGGCGTCATCGCTTTCCTCCACACCCGCATCGACGGCGTGCCCCACGTCCTCGTGCATGCCGCCGCCGAGCCGGGCAGCGTGGACGCCGCCGAGCTGACCGCGACGGTGTGCTGCACCCCGCAGAACTACGCGGGGCTGCCGCCCGCGGCCCGCCCGCGCTTCCTGGACGAGGTACAGCACGCGCCACCGGACCGAGTGCTCTTCGACGCGCTCCTCTCGGAGGAGGGCGGCCGCTTCCACCACGCGCTCAACCGCTACCGGATCGTGGCAGTCGACGGGCCCCGTGCGTACGAGGCGGCGGGAGACTACCGCTGGGTGACGGAGCGTCAGCTCTACGCGCTGCTGTGCCACAGCCACTACGTCACCGTCCAGGCACGCACTCTGCTCACCTGCCTGCGCAGTCTGTCCGGATCGGAGGCAGCCTGA
- a CDS encoding DegT/DnrJ/EryC1/StrS family aminotransferase, giving the protein MTIRVWDYLAEYAAERADLLDAVDTVFRSGQLVLGASVRGFEAEYAAWHDAAHCVGVDNGTNAVTLALQALGIRPGDEVVTVSNTAAPTVLAIDAAGAVPVFVDVRPDTYLMDTGQLAAAVTGRTRALLPVHLYGQCVDMAPLRAVADAHGLAVLEDCAQAHGARHHGRLAGTLGDAAAFSFYPTKVLGTYGDGGAVLTSDAEVDAALRQLRYYGMRERYYVVRTPGHNSRLDELHAEILRRKLRRLNRYIAARRAVARRYEQALAGSGLVLPATAPGNDHVYYVYVVRHPERDRILRLLEERYDIALNISYPWPVHTMSGFAHLGYGSGALPITEALAGEIFSLPMYPSLPRGVQDKVIGALLDVLGGL; this is encoded by the coding sequence ATGACCATCCGTGTGTGGGACTACCTGGCCGAGTACGCGGCGGAGCGGGCGGACCTGCTCGACGCCGTGGACACGGTCTTCCGCTCCGGGCAGCTGGTGCTCGGCGCGAGCGTCCGCGGCTTCGAGGCCGAGTACGCCGCGTGGCACGACGCCGCCCACTGCGTCGGCGTCGACAACGGAACCAACGCCGTCACCCTCGCCCTCCAGGCCCTCGGCATCCGCCCCGGCGACGAGGTCGTCACGGTCTCCAACACCGCGGCGCCCACCGTGCTCGCCATCGACGCGGCCGGCGCCGTCCCCGTCTTCGTGGACGTGCGCCCCGATACGTACCTGATGGACACCGGGCAGCTCGCGGCGGCCGTGACGGGCCGCACCCGGGCCCTGCTCCCGGTGCACCTGTACGGGCAGTGCGTGGACATGGCGCCGCTCCGCGCCGTCGCCGACGCGCACGGGCTGGCCGTCCTGGAGGACTGCGCGCAGGCCCATGGCGCGCGGCACCACGGCCGCCTGGCGGGAACCCTGGGCGACGCCGCGGCCTTCTCCTTCTACCCGACCAAGGTCCTCGGCACCTACGGCGATGGCGGCGCGGTGCTCACTTCGGATGCCGAGGTCGACGCGGCGCTGCGGCAGCTGCGGTACTACGGCATGCGCGAGCGCTACTACGTCGTCCGCACGCCGGGCCACAACAGCCGCCTGGACGAGCTGCACGCCGAGATCCTGCGCCGCAAACTCCGCCGCCTGAACCGCTACATCGCCGCCCGCCGCGCGGTGGCCCGGCGCTACGAACAGGCACTCGCGGGCAGCGGCCTGGTGCTGCCCGCCACGGCCCCGGGCAACGACCACGTGTACTACGTCTACGTCGTCCGCCACCCCGAACGGGACCGCATCCTGCGACTCCTGGAGGAGCGGTACGACATCGCGCTCAACATCAGTTATCCGTGGCCGGTGCACACCATGTCCGGCTTCGCGCACCTCGGATACGGCAGCGGAGCGCTGCCCATCACCGAGGCACTGGCCGGTGAGATCTTCTCGCTGCCCATGTACCCGTCGCTGCCACGGGGCGTGCAGGACAAGGTGATCGGTGCGCTGCTCGACGTGCTGGGAGGGCTGTGA
- the rfbB gene encoding dTDP-glucose 4,6-dehydratase — protein sequence MRLLVTGGAGFIGSHYVRTLLDGGFGERPDADTRVTVLDLLTYAGNRANLPAHHPRMEFVRGDIGDLSLLLALLPGHDAVVHFAAETHVDRSLAPDAAPEFVRTNVLGTQTLLDACLRTGVGRMVQISTDEVYGSIAHGAWTEAQPPAPRSPYAASKAGADLLVLACHHTHGLNVSITRCCNNYGPYQHPEKLIPRFVTRLLEGRELPLYGDGRHVREWLHVDDHCRAVHRVLHRGRAGEIYHVGGGSPRTNLALTGQLLRLCGAEWSSVRRVPDRKGHDRRYALDATKIRTELGHAPRTGFDRGLADTVAWYRDHPDWWKETAHR from the coding sequence GTGAGGCTCCTGGTCACCGGCGGCGCCGGGTTCATCGGCTCGCACTACGTCCGTACGCTCCTGGACGGCGGCTTCGGGGAGCGGCCCGACGCGGACACCCGCGTCACCGTCCTGGACCTGCTCACCTACGCGGGCAACCGCGCCAACCTGCCCGCGCACCACCCCCGCATGGAGTTCGTACGCGGCGACATCGGCGACCTGTCGCTGCTGCTGGCGCTGCTGCCCGGCCACGACGCCGTGGTGCACTTCGCGGCCGAGACGCATGTCGACCGCTCGCTCGCCCCGGACGCCGCGCCCGAGTTCGTACGGACCAACGTCCTCGGCACCCAGACGCTCCTCGACGCCTGCTTGCGCACCGGTGTCGGCCGCATGGTGCAGATTTCCACCGACGAGGTCTACGGCTCGATCGCGCACGGCGCGTGGACCGAGGCGCAGCCGCCCGCGCCGCGCTCGCCGTACGCGGCGTCCAAGGCGGGCGCCGACCTGCTCGTGCTGGCCTGCCACCACACCCACGGGCTGAACGTGTCGATCACCCGCTGCTGCAACAACTACGGCCCGTACCAGCACCCCGAAAAGCTCATCCCGCGCTTCGTGACCCGCCTCCTGGAGGGCCGCGAACTGCCCCTATACGGCGACGGGCGCCACGTCCGCGAATGGCTGCACGTGGACGACCACTGCCGCGCCGTGCACCGGGTCCTCCACCGCGGCAGGGCCGGCGAGATCTACCACGTCGGCGGCGGCAGCCCGCGCACCAACCTCGCGCTGACGGGGCAGCTGCTGCGGCTGTGCGGCGCCGAGTGGTCCAGCGTCCGCCGCGTGCCCGACCGCAAGGGCCACGACCGGCGCTACGCGCTCGACGCCACCAAGATCCGTACGGAGCTGGGCCACGCGCCGCGCACCGGCTTCGACCGCGGCCTGGCCGACACCGTGGCCTGGTACCGCGACCACCCCGACTGGTGGAAGGAGACGGCACACCGATGA
- a CDS encoding glucose-1-phosphate thymidylyltransferase produces MKALVLSGGTGTRLRPFTYAMPKQLIPVAGKPVLRHVLENLRELGVTDIGIVVDARDRRIAAALGDGADLGVRLTFLHQEQPLGLAHCVVLGRDFLGAENFVLHLGDNVLPEGIGALAARFAARRPAAQLVVQKVPDPRRFGVAELDADGAVLRVTEKPDRPRSDLALVGVYFFTAEVHRAVAAIAPGRRGELEITDAVQWLIDAGAEVRAGEYGGYWRDIGCAEDVLACNRRLLEGIRPALAGGVDAASRLTGPVVIEAGARVTGSVIEGPVLIGAGTVVEDSHVGPYTALGRDCVLRHAGIADSVTLDGVTIDRVGGLTGSLIGRAARIGRARPGDGRHRLLVGDDTRIEVAA; encoded by the coding sequence ATGAAGGCTCTGGTGCTGTCCGGCGGAACGGGAACCCGACTCCGCCCTTTCACGTATGCGATGCCCAAGCAACTGATCCCCGTCGCGGGCAAGCCGGTACTGCGGCATGTCCTGGAAAACCTGCGGGAGCTGGGCGTCACGGATATCGGCATTGTCGTCGACGCACGGGACCGGCGCATCGCGGCGGCTCTCGGAGACGGCGCGGACCTCGGCGTACGGCTCACCTTTCTCCACCAGGAGCAGCCGCTGGGGCTGGCGCATTGCGTGGTCCTCGGCCGGGATTTCCTGGGCGCCGAGAATTTCGTGCTCCACCTCGGTGACAATGTGCTGCCCGAGGGGATCGGCGCGCTCGCCGCGCGATTCGCCGCCCGCCGCCCCGCCGCACAGCTGGTCGTCCAGAAGGTGCCCGACCCGCGCCGCTTCGGCGTCGCGGAGCTGGACGCGGACGGCGCCGTGCTGCGGGTGACGGAGAAGCCGGACCGGCCGCGCAGTGATCTCGCGCTGGTCGGCGTCTACTTCTTCACCGCCGAGGTGCACCGTGCGGTGGCCGCCATCGCGCCGGGCCGCCGCGGCGAACTGGAGATCACCGACGCCGTGCAGTGGCTGATCGACGCGGGCGCGGAGGTCCGGGCGGGGGAGTACGGCGGCTACTGGCGCGACATCGGGTGCGCCGAGGACGTGCTCGCCTGCAACCGCAGGCTCCTGGAGGGCATCCGGCCCGCGCTGGCGGGCGGCGTGGACGCCGCGAGTCGGCTCACCGGGCCCGTCGTGATCGAGGCCGGTGCCCGGGTGACCGGATCGGTGATCGAGGGACCGGTCCTGATCGGCGCGGGCACCGTCGTCGAGGACAGCCACGTCGGCCCGTACACCGCCCTGGGGCGCGACTGCGTTCTGCGCCATGCCGGGATCGCGGACTCCGTCACCCTCGACGGCGTGACGATCGACCGGGTCGGCGGCCTGACCGGCTCGCTGATCGGCCGTGCCGCCCGCATCGGCCGGGCCCGCCCCGGCGACGGGCGGCACCGGCTGCTGGTGGGCGACGACACCCGGATCGAGGTGGCGGCGTGA